The Candidatus Methylacidiphilales bacterium region GTTCCCGCAATGCGTACCTTTCCCGGGAAGCGTACGAACAGGCGCTGGCCTTTCCCCGACTGCTCCGCCAAGCGGCCCGTGGCGCCCTTTCCGCGGGGGCGGCTGAGCGGGCCGGGGTCCGGTTGTTGTCGCGATCGCCGGGACTGCGGGTGGATTATGTGGAGTGGTCCGGGGGCAGGCTTTGTGCGGCGGTCTTCTGTGGCGGGACCCGGCTGATCGACAATGTTTCCTGTCCGATCAAGGCCCGTGGAGCATCATGAAAGGCTTCCGACTACGGTGGACCTTAGTCCTTCTGTTGGCCTTGGGAACGATGGTCCATGCGGCCGACCCGGTGTGGGAAGAAGTGAGGCTGCGGGGAAGGTCCTATGTGACGTTGGAATCGTTCGCGAAGTTCTACGGTCTCACGGTCCCGGAGATTCCCAACGACGACTATTTTGAATTGAAAGGCAAGGGTTTGAGCGTGGTCTTCCGCCCGAATTCCAATGAATGCGTGCTCAATGGCAGTAAGGTGTGGATGAGCTTCCCGCTGGGTTTGGATGAGCAGGGGCGCACGCTCGTCTCCAAAGCCGACGTCATCATGCTTTTCGAACCGCTCATCCACAAAGAAAAGGCGGTCCCCCCGCGCCCCTTCCGCGGGGTGATCCTGGACCCCGGGCATGGGGGGGCGGACAATGGGGCCCGGACGCGGGATGGCTACCAGGAAAAAACCGCCGCCCTTGATACGGCCCGCCGCTTGGAACGGATGCTCAAGGAAGCGGGCATTCCCTCGGTCATGACCCGGACGACCGATGTCTTCATCACGTTGGAGGACCGGGCGGCGTTCACCCTGCGCTATCCGGGTTATATCTTTGTCAGTCTGCACTACAATTCCGGTCCCCGGGTGTCGCATGGGGTCGAAACCTTCGCCCTCTCGCCCCAGGGAACCCCTTCCACTTCCTCGCAGGGGATTTTGCGGACCTCGGATCTCGACAGCAACCCGGGCAATCGGATGAATTATCACAACATTCTGCTGGCGGATTTTGTCCACCGGAAAATCGCCCTTTTGCATAGCCGGGCCGGCGACCGCGGGGTGAAACGCGCGCGATTCGTGGTACTGCGTGAAAGCCACGCCCCTGCCGTTCTGGTCGAGGGGGGATTCATGAGCAACACCGTCGATGCTGGACTCATCTCCGACGGAGCTTACCGCGAAAAAATAGCGGCGGCCGTTTATGAGGGATTGAAGGCCTATGTCCGCGTGGTGGATCCCGGGCATGTCTGGGTCCGGCCTCCCCCAACGGCCCCCGTTCCCGCTCCCGCTCCAGTTCCTACGCCCACTCCCGCTCCCGCACCCGCTCCGCCACCGGTGGCCGTTCCCGTTCCCGTGCCCGAAACTTCCACGACGGCGCCCACGCCACCTCAGATTCCAACTCCATCCACGCCCCCTGCCGCGGTGGAGGCTCCTCCGGCGGTTCCAGTGCCGGAAGAATCCGCCGCCCCGGCCCCTCAACCCGTCGAACCCGCGCAACCCGTGGAACCCTCGCCTGCCGTTCCCGCGCCACCGCCGCCCCCCCCGGAGCCTGCGCCCGTCCCGCCTGCCCCGGAAAGCCCGCAACCCGAACAGGAAGCGAAACCATGAACGATTCCCGTCCCATCGGTATTTTTGATTCCGGTGTCGGTGGATTGACCGTGGTCCGGGCCATTGAAGAAATCCTGCCTTCGGAACGGTTGGTTTACGTCGGCGACACCGCCCGGGTTCCCTATGGCAACAAGTCCGAGGCCACCATCACCCGCTACAGCCGGGAAATTGCCCGTTTTCTCGTGGCCGGCGATGTGAAGATGATTGTGGTCGCCTGCAACACAGCCTCGGCCTTTGCCCTGGAGACCCTGCGCCGGGAATGCACGGTGCCGGTCTTGGGCGTGATCGAGCCTGGGGTGGAAGCAGCGGTGGCGGCCAGCCCGCAGGGTCGCATCGGGATCATCGGTACGGCCGGAACCATTGGCAGCGGGGTGTACCAGAATTTGATCCTCCAACGCCTGCCCGCTGCCCAGTTGACCTCGTTGCCCACTCCCCTGTTGGTGCCGTTGATCGAGGAAGATTGGCTGGACCACGAGGTGACGGCATTGGTGCTGCGCGAATACTTGCGTCCGATGGAGGAGGCCGGGGTGGACACCCTGGTCCTGGCCTGCACCCATTACCCGCTGCTCAAACCCGTGCTTTCCCGCCTGCTCGGCCCGGGGCGGATTTTGGTCGATTCGGCCTTCGCCTGTGCGCAGTCGGTGCGGCGCTATCTCCATGGCCACGGGATGCTGGCGGCGACGGAGGGGGTCGGGGGAACCGAGGTTTACCTGACCGACCTGCCCGCCCATTTCGGACGCATGGCGGAGCGTTTCCTCAA contains the following coding sequences:
- a CDS encoding N-acetylmuramoyl-L-alanine amidase, whose product is MKGFRLRWTLVLLLALGTMVHAADPVWEEVRLRGRSYVTLESFAKFYGLTVPEIPNDDYFELKGKGLSVVFRPNSNECVLNGSKVWMSFPLGLDEQGRTLVSKADVIMLFEPLIHKEKAVPPRPFRGVILDPGHGGADNGARTRDGYQEKTAALDTARRLERMLKEAGIPSVMTRTTDVFITLEDRAAFTLRYPGYIFVSLHYNSGPRVSHGVETFALSPQGTPSTSSQGILRTSDLDSNPGNRMNYHNILLADFVHRKIALLHSRAGDRGVKRARFVVLRESHAPAVLVEGGFMSNTVDAGLISDGAYREKIAAAVYEGLKAYVRVVDPGHVWVRPPPTAPVPAPAPVPTPTPAPAPAPPPVAVPVPVPETSTTAPTPPQIPTPSTPPAAVEAPPAVPVPEESAAPAPQPVEPAQPVEPSPAVPAPPPPPPEPAPVPPAPESPQPEQEAKP
- the murI gene encoding glutamate racemase; the encoded protein is MNDSRPIGIFDSGVGGLTVVRAIEEILPSERLVYVGDTARVPYGNKSEATITRYSREIARFLVAGDVKMIVVACNTASAFALETLRRECTVPVLGVIEPGVEAAVAASPQGRIGIIGTAGTIGSGVYQNLILQRLPAAQLTSLPTPLLVPLIEEDWLDHEVTALVLREYLRPMEEAGVDTLVLACTHYPLLKPVLSRLLGPGRILVDSAFACAQSVRRYLHGHGMLAATEGVGGTEVYLTDLPAHFGRMAERFLKHPVRRIEKVALDSV